The following are encoded in a window of Bacteroidales bacterium genomic DNA:
- a CDS encoding virulence RhuM family protein — translation QAQMADLFQTTRNNITLHISNIFKEKELDEILVGKESLLTASDGKKYKTKFYNLDIIISVGYRVKSIRGTQFRIWANKVLKDYLLRGYAVNQRFDRIEKDVHYLKERVAEFDFQIRTSLPPNEGIFYDGQVFDAYVFVVDLIKSAKVSVILIDNYVNESVLSMLSKRKKDVGATIYTSNLTKQLKLDLKKHNEQYPSIGINTFIKSHDRFLIIDYQTVYHIGASLKDLGKKWFAFSKITLDPNEIILKLK, via the coding sequence CAGGCACAAATGGCTGATTTATTTCAAACAACAAGAAATAATATAACACTTCATATTTCTAACATCTTTAAGGAAAAAGAACTTGATGAAATTTTAGTTGGTAAGGAATCCTTACTAACTGCCAGTGACGGAAAAAAATACAAAACAAAATTTTACAATTTAGATATAATTATCTCTGTGGGTTATCGTGTTAAATCCATACGTGGTACGCAGTTTAGAATATGGGCAAACAAAGTACTGAAAGACTATCTCCTAAGAGGCTATGCTGTTAATCAACGTTTTGACAGAATTGAAAAAGACGTACATTATTTAAAAGAAAGAGTAGCTGAATTTGATTTTCAAATCAGAACTAGTTTGCCTCCTAATGAAGGGATATTCTATGACGGGCAAGTTTTTGACGCTTATGTTTTTGTTGTTGACTTGATTAAGTCAGCAAAAGTATCGGTTATTCTTATAGATAATTACGTAAATGAAAGCGTACTTTCAATGTTGTCGAAAAGAAAAAAAGATGTAGGTGCTACAATTTATACCTCAAACCTGACAAAACAACTGAAACTTGATTTGAAAAAGCATAACGAACAATATCCTTCAATAGGAATAAATACGTTCATAAAATCTCACGACCGATTTCTTATCATAGACTATCAAACCGTTTATCATATAGGGGCGTCTTTAAAGGACTTGGGGAAAAAATGGTTTGCTTTTTCAAAAA